In a genomic window of Halobiforma lacisalsi AJ5:
- a CDS encoding PQQ-like beta-propeller repeat protein, whose product MNRRELLAVTGATALFGCWRSSLRESDGKRPGDSRPRWLSDVPLDGWTMRRGDHRRTGRAPNASLSLSDTPQVRWETTVAEHDVGDIVATEYGVVTGTGADTSTVLFRRNPTKEHRVRAGGPRGSEPVIGDGVLYFGGSRLTAVNVVADRVEWSTSMAPMPGDKSETPVPVRGTPVVDANAVYAVGMLSREGVSLFRLDGSDGSLEWNRPLSDRHLDVDYEPVLRDDLLVAVVPDPGTDTLQAVAVDRTKGTERWRQSLPIPGGYDAISRESFTPVAAGEHVVFRSGETIHAVDLRTGTVEWEYRSDHGNVIGPVAADDECVYAATREGQVLALDRRTGEHDWVASIAGQCREPVAVGDEHVVAVGQRETGDAKGIHSPATVAAIEKATGSPRWTFEHEGTARAPVIGDGSVFVAFWTVRHGAWSTVAALG is encoded by the coding sequence ATGAATAGGCGGGAACTCCTCGCCGTAACCGGAGCGACGGCCCTTTTCGGCTGTTGGCGATCCAGCCTACGCGAGAGCGATGGCAAGCGCCCCGGCGACTCGAGGCCACGGTGGCTATCCGACGTCCCGCTCGACGGCTGGACGATGCGGCGCGGTGATCACCGTCGGACGGGCCGGGCGCCGAACGCGAGCCTGTCGCTCTCGGATACTCCGCAGGTCCGGTGGGAAACGACGGTCGCCGAACACGACGTGGGCGACATCGTCGCGACCGAGTACGGCGTCGTCACCGGAACCGGGGCGGACACCTCGACCGTGCTCTTTCGCCGTAACCCGACGAAGGAGCACCGTGTACGGGCGGGGGGTCCTCGCGGCAGCGAACCCGTGATCGGGGACGGCGTACTGTACTTCGGCGGGAGTCGCCTCACCGCGGTGAACGTCGTCGCCGACCGGGTCGAATGGAGCACGTCGATGGCGCCGATGCCGGGGGACAAGTCGGAGACTCCCGTTCCCGTACGGGGGACCCCCGTAGTTGATGCGAACGCAGTGTACGCCGTCGGGATGCTCTCGCGTGAGGGCGTCTCGCTATTCAGGCTCGACGGTTCGGATGGGTCGCTCGAGTGGAATCGTCCCCTCTCGGACCGGCACCTCGACGTCGACTACGAACCCGTTCTCCGCGACGACCTGCTCGTCGCCGTGGTTCCGGACCCGGGAACCGATACGCTGCAAGCGGTCGCCGTCGATCGGACGAAAGGAACCGAACGATGGCGACAATCCCTCCCGATTCCAGGCGGGTACGACGCGATTTCCCGCGAGTCGTTCACCCCCGTCGCGGCGGGCGAACATGTGGTTTTCCGATCCGGGGAGACGATCCACGCCGTTGATCTGCGGACGGGGACGGTCGAGTGGGAGTATCGGTCGGACCACGGGAACGTGATCGGCCCGGTCGCCGCGGACGACGAGTGCGTCTACGCCGCGACTCGAGAGGGGCAGGTCCTCGCGCTCGATCGTCGGACGGGAGAGCACGACTGGGTGGCGTCGATAGCGGGGCAGTGTCGCGAACCGGTCGCCGTCGGGGACGAACACGTCGTCGCCGTCGGTCAGCGCGAGACCGGCGACGCGAAGGGGATCCACTCGCCGGCGACGGTGGCTGCGATCGAGAAGGCGACCGGGAGTCCCCGCTGGACGTTCGAGCACGAGGGGACGGCACGGGCACCGGTCATCGGCGACGGCTCCGTCTTCGTCGCCTTCTGGACCGTCCGACACGGTGCCTGGTCGACCGTCGCGGCACTCGGATGA
- a CDS encoding DUF7351 domain-containing protein, with amino-acid sequence MGRRDRTSEESDDGGGTTPEDSFGRLTNTTRLEILRTLATGDTPLDYTDLFERVSVTDSGQFNYHLRQLVDEYVDKAERGYALTQSGRQAANLLATNSLQGGTSRQFRRIDSRCGGCGSAAVEIGYREGEGIVRCPDCDRQLARFDFPPAAATAYSLEEFVDAFARRTRAYFGLADDGICPFCAHSLSFEIRPSAATRPDDVPAVGTCTECPAGIRAPIGLLLSTRARILSAFADVGVNLRETPFWELDWCTLDAPEIRRTDPLAVELDVEIAGQSTRVVVDSEAEILEFDR; translated from the coding sequence ATGGGACGGCGGGATCGGACGTCGGAGGAAAGCGACGATGGTGGGGGGACGACCCCGGAAGACTCGTTCGGGCGGCTCACGAATACGACTCGACTCGAGATTTTACGCACCCTCGCTACCGGCGACACACCACTCGACTACACCGACCTGTTCGAACGGGTCTCCGTTACCGACAGCGGACAGTTCAACTACCACCTCCGACAGCTCGTGGACGAGTACGTGGACAAGGCCGAGCGTGGGTACGCTCTCACCCAATCCGGAAGGCAAGCGGCCAACCTCCTCGCGACGAATTCCCTGCAGGGCGGCACGAGTCGCCAGTTCCGACGGATCGACTCCCGATGTGGGGGCTGTGGCTCCGCCGCCGTCGAGATCGGGTATCGCGAGGGGGAAGGAATCGTTCGCTGTCCCGACTGTGACCGGCAACTGGCGAGGTTCGATTTCCCGCCTGCCGCCGCGACCGCGTATTCCCTCGAGGAGTTCGTCGACGCGTTCGCCCGGCGTACCCGGGCGTATTTCGGGCTGGCGGACGACGGGATCTGCCCGTTCTGTGCCCATTCGCTGTCGTTCGAAATCCGGCCCTCGGCGGCGACGCGGCCCGACGACGTCCCAGCCGTCGGGACCTGCACCGAGTGTCCGGCCGGGATCCGTGCACCGATCGGATTGCTCCTCTCGACTCGAGCACGTATCCTGTCGGCGTTCGCTGACGTGGGCGTGAACCTCCGAGAGACGCCGTTCTGGGAACTCGACTGGTGTACGCTCGATGCGCCGGAAATCCGCCGGACGGATCCGCTCGCCGTCGAGCTCGACGTGGAGATAGCCGGCCAGTCTACACGAGTGGTGGTCGATTCGGAGGCGGAGATTCTGGAGTTCGACCGCTGA
- a CDS encoding ComEC/Rec2 family competence protein, with amino-acid sequence MRRLALIALLAVMLVLAGCGGGGYGPMGDAAPEIDDGTSSDASMDGELEIHHIDVGQADATLLVAPSGETMLIDSGDWRQDGSEVIEYLEARDIDRIDHLVATHGHADHIGGHAAVIEHFETERDGVGTAYDSGVAHTSRTYENYLDAIEDHDVELLVVQSGDSFAFGDARVDLLNPQAGESEDSEDGLHANSVTLRIEFGDFTYLTTGDAEFDAERRMVDEHGSTLDADVYQAGHHGSSTSSTEPFLERVSPEIAIISSGYDSQYGHPHDEVLAAYAERDVETYWTGVHGDVVLTTDGTDYEVESEGEFSADPADLLEEKPDDEDGDEDEDEDDQARLAHATNVPTAPLAA; translated from the coding sequence ATGAGACGGCTGGCTTTGATCGCCTTGCTCGCGGTGATGCTGGTCCTCGCCGGATGTGGGGGTGGAGGATACGGACCGATGGGCGACGCTGCGCCGGAGATAGACGACGGGACCAGTAGTGACGCCTCGATGGACGGGGAGTTGGAGATCCATCACATCGACGTGGGACAGGCCGACGCGACGCTTCTCGTCGCGCCGTCGGGCGAAACGATGCTGATCGACTCCGGCGACTGGCGCCAGGACGGGTCCGAGGTGATCGAGTATCTGGAGGCCCGGGATATCGACCGGATCGATCACCTCGTCGCCACGCACGGCCACGCGGACCACATTGGCGGCCACGCCGCAGTCATCGAGCACTTCGAAACCGAGCGCGACGGTGTCGGGACGGCGTACGACTCCGGGGTCGCCCACACGAGCAGGACGTACGAGAACTATCTCGACGCGATCGAGGACCACGACGTGGAACTCCTGGTCGTCCAGAGCGGGGATAGCTTCGCGTTCGGGGACGCGCGCGTCGACCTCCTGAACCCGCAGGCCGGTGAGTCGGAGGACTCCGAGGACGGCCTGCACGCCAACAGCGTGACGCTCAGGATCGAGTTCGGGGATTTCACGTATCTGACAACCGGCGACGCGGAGTTCGACGCCGAACGGCGCATGGTCGACGAGCACGGTTCGACCCTCGATGCGGACGTGTACCAGGCCGGACACCACGGTTCGTCGACGTCGTCGACGGAGCCGTTCCTCGAGCGGGTCTCCCCCGAAATCGCGATCATCTCGAGCGGCTACGACTCACAGTACGGCCACCCTCACGACGAGGTACTCGCCGCGTATGCCGAGCGCGACGTCGAGACCTACTGGACCGGCGTCCACGGTGACGTAGTCCTGACGACCGACGGCACCGACTACGAGGTCGAGTCGGAAGGCGAGTTCTCGGCCGATCCGGCCGATCTCCTCGAGGAGAAGCCGGACGACGAGGATGGAGACGAAGACGAAGACGAAGACGACCAAGCGAGGCTCGCCCACGCAACTAACGTACCCACGGCACCACTAGCGGCATAA
- a CDS encoding inositol monophosphatase family protein: MTTDHDGIEAVARAAVLAGGAELPDRYRDGDDDGDYGAHDVKAAADEAAEARMLPLVRRAFPAHEVFAEEAGEFDGTEPYRWIIDPLDGTNNFAAGLPTFGSSVAVRREGEPLLAAVHLPATDETYLARRNAGVRYDGERVTADSDVPIEGATVATIVGRDVPRSPDLGRRADEIREALDDTVKRVLDSWAPTVHSSLFARGRLEGLVQFHPDEEEQAVTELLAAEAGGATRRDGPLYVAACDEETLAALWAAVDGAR; this comes from the coding sequence ATGACCACGGACCACGACGGCATCGAGGCCGTCGCCCGCGCGGCCGTGTTGGCCGGCGGGGCGGAGCTTCCCGACCGATACCGGGACGGCGACGACGACGGCGACTACGGCGCTCACGACGTGAAGGCCGCTGCCGACGAAGCCGCCGAGGCGCGGATGCTCCCGCTCGTCCGCCGGGCGTTCCCCGCCCACGAGGTCTTCGCCGAGGAGGCCGGGGAGTTCGACGGGACCGAGCCGTATCGCTGGATAATCGACCCGCTGGACGGTACCAACAACTTCGCGGCGGGACTGCCAACCTTCGGCTCCTCCGTTGCGGTCCGTCGGGAAGGCGAGCCACTACTCGCGGCCGTCCACCTGCCGGCAACCGACGAGACCTATCTCGCGCGCCGGAACGCGGGCGTTCGCTACGACGGGGAACGCGTGACCGCCGACAGCGACGTGCCGATCGAGGGTGCCACGGTCGCGACCATCGTCGGCCGCGACGTCCCCCGTAGCCCCGACCTCGGTCGTCGGGCCGACGAAATCCGGGAGGCATTGGACGACACGGTCAAGCGCGTTCTCGATAGCTGGGCCCCGACAGTTCACTCGAGTCTGTTCGCCCGTGGCCGACTCGAGGGGCTCGTCCAGTTCCACCCGGACGAGGAAGAGCAGGCGGTCACCGAACTGCTCGCAGCGGAGGCCGGCGGGGCGACCCGTCGAGACGGCCCCCTGTACGTCGCGGCCTGTGACGAGGAGACCCTGGCGGCGCTCTGGGCGGCAGTCGACGGAGCACGATAG
- a CDS encoding class I SAM-dependent methyltransferase, with the protein MTGIPDPETYYDDHDEKEWERLESSLHGRLEWETTVEILQDHLPETGHVLDAGGGAGRYTIWLAERGYEVTLVEPSAGQRAIAREKVAERGLEESVTIMEGDIRDLPLDSGRFDATLCLGGPLSHVLEADGRARSVRELERVTAAGRPVFVSVMGLLNWLTLLLVTPRHLDLLPELAESGDYDADLLGDREPLFTETHFFRADELESLLADADLSVESIVGLEGLASVYSAGPLRKEAARRSDAEFDRIRRLVDHQRNDRTVADMSAHMLAVCHVER; encoded by the coding sequence GTGACTGGGATACCCGACCCCGAAACCTATTACGACGACCACGACGAGAAGGAGTGGGAACGGCTCGAGAGTTCCCTTCACGGCCGCTTGGAGTGGGAAACCACCGTCGAGATCCTTCAGGATCACCTTCCGGAGACGGGACATGTCCTCGACGCCGGCGGCGGGGCCGGCCGCTATACGATCTGGCTGGCCGAACGCGGCTACGAGGTGACGCTCGTCGAACCCAGTGCGGGCCAGCGGGCGATCGCGAGGGAGAAAGTCGCGGAGCGCGGCCTCGAGGAGAGCGTCACGATCATGGAAGGCGACATCCGGGACCTCCCCCTCGATAGCGGTCGGTTCGACGCGACGCTCTGTCTGGGCGGCCCGCTTTCGCACGTCCTCGAGGCCGACGGGCGAGCGCGGAGCGTCCGTGAACTCGAGCGCGTGACCGCCGCTGGTCGACCGGTTTTCGTCTCCGTGATGGGGCTTCTGAACTGGCTGACCCTTCTCCTCGTTACGCCCAGGCATCTCGACTTGCTTCCCGAGTTGGCCGAATCCGGCGATTACGACGCCGACTTGCTCGGCGACCGCGAGCCGCTGTTCACCGAGACGCACTTTTTCCGGGCCGACGAGTTGGAGTCGTTGCTCGCCGACGCCGACCTCTCCGTCGAGTCGATCGTCGGTTTGGAAGGGTTAGCCTCCGTCTACTCGGCTGGTCCCCTCCGGAAAGAGGCTGCCCGGCGTTCCGACGCCGAATTCGATCGAATCCGTCGACTGGTCGACCACCAGCGGAACGACCGGACTGTCGCCGATATGTCGGCACACATGCTCGCGGTTTGCCACGTCGAGAGGTAG
- a CDS encoding DUF3006 domain-containing protein encodes MTETHTATLDRIVDGETGVLLLEADGETVDQLTIDVTRLPADGRHEGAVFAVTLEGDELSDIEYRPEETDSRRKRLQERLDRLSSRLSDRD; translated from the coding sequence ATGACCGAGACCCACACTGCGACCCTCGACCGCATCGTCGACGGAGAGACGGGGGTGCTGTTGCTCGAGGCGGACGGTGAAACGGTCGATCAACTCACCATCGACGTTACCCGCCTGCCGGCGGACGGACGACACGAGGGCGCAGTCTTTGCGGTCACGCTCGAGGGCGACGAACTCAGTGACATCGAATACCGCCCCGAGGAAACCGATTCCCGTCGGAAGAGGCTCCAAGAGCGTCTCGATCGACTCTCCTCGCGGTTGTCCGATCGGGACTGA
- a CDS encoding GNAT family N-acetyltransferase: MPGHAFLRGPNVTLRPIERSERDRAALCRVRNEPAFRRTLGFDKPWPESRVESFLESVATDDSSSNLFVCPSHEQRSDDGRTESGTDGDEDGGPEAGSEVTISGAVNLFDIDGTAGTLSYWLFDEYRGRGYATEAVSLLIEHAFEELGLHRVEAEVFDGNEPSRRLLERVGFVGEGVSREARFTGGEFRDVHRFGLLAPEWTGRGKA; this comes from the coding sequence ATGCCAGGACACGCCTTTCTGAGAGGGCCGAACGTCACCCTTCGACCGATCGAACGATCCGAACGCGACCGGGCCGCTCTGTGTCGGGTCAGGAACGAACCGGCGTTCCGACGTACCCTCGGGTTCGATAAGCCCTGGCCGGAGTCGCGAGTCGAGTCCTTCCTCGAGTCCGTCGCCACGGACGACTCGAGCAGCAACCTCTTCGTCTGCCCGTCCCACGAGCAACGCTCCGACGACGGGCGTACGGAATCGGGAACGGACGGGGACGAAGACGGAGGCCCGGAAGCCGGGAGCGAGGTGACTATCTCCGGTGCGGTGAACCTGTTCGATATCGACGGGACCGCCGGGACGCTGAGTTACTGGCTCTTCGACGAATACAGGGGACGCGGGTACGCAACGGAAGCGGTGTCGCTGCTGATCGAACACGCGTTCGAGGAACTCGGACTCCACAGGGTAGAGGCCGAGGTGTTCGACGGAAATGAGCCGTCACGACGGCTCCTGGAGCGGGTCGGGTTCGTCGGCGAAGGGGTTTCGCGAGAGGCGCGGTTCACGGGGGGCGAGTTCCGCGACGTCCACCGATTCGGGCTGCTGGCACCCGAGTGGACGGGCCGGGGGAAAGCATGA
- a CDS encoding HAD family hydrolase, translating into MRSRTQARYEAVIFDLDRTLIEHDQEPTEVFHAACSAAGIEPFCGAETLELAAEIVRQQSATLDAETYEHRIFETAAAATGTEIPADELVRAYDDALDNGAVSLRPGADAALTAATNRSTAIVTNGPADTHATKLEAAGLTGRVDTVVYGTDTSRVKPAREPFELALERLEVDPDEVLKVGDSLSKDVKGANALGIDTAWIPFDDQDRTAGDPEPTYTISSLSDLPGLLAG; encoded by the coding sequence ATGCGTTCCCGGACACAGGCCCGCTACGAGGCCGTCATCTTCGACCTGGACAGGACCCTCATCGAACACGACCAGGAGCCGACCGAGGTGTTTCACGCCGCCTGTTCCGCGGCCGGCATCGAACCGTTTTGCGGGGCGGAGACGCTGGAACTCGCAGCCGAGATCGTCCGACAGCAGTCGGCCACGCTGGACGCCGAAACGTACGAACATCGGATATTCGAAACTGCGGCGGCGGCCACGGGTACCGAAATCCCCGCCGACGAACTCGTCCGAGCGTACGACGATGCGCTGGACAACGGTGCGGTCTCCCTCCGGCCGGGAGCAGACGCAGCCCTTACCGCGGCGACGAACCGTTCTACCGCTATCGTGACGAACGGTCCGGCGGACACCCACGCGACAAAACTCGAGGCAGCCGGATTGACGGGACGGGTCGACACGGTCGTCTACGGGACCGACACGTCGCGGGTGAAACCCGCCCGTGAGCCGTTCGAACTGGCCCTGGAACGACTCGAGGTGGACCCCGACGAGGTACTGAAAGTCGGGGACTCGCTCTCCAAGGACGTCAAAGGTGCGAACGCTCTCGGTATCGATACGGCGTGGATCCCGTTCGACGACCAGGATCGAACTGCGGGCGATCCCGAGCCGACGTATACGATCTCGTCCCTGTCGGACCTCCCTGGCCTCCTCGCCGGCTAA
- a CDS encoding proteasome assembly chaperone family protein, translating into MPEPSAELFHRSSDLDAESPTLIEGLPGHGLVASIAVDQIVDQLGLEKYGSIRSDEFPPVASFTDGLVQDTVRVYGGTEPDIMTLQSDVPIPKSAFPDLRQCVLEELANDFSRAIFLGAAPAQSEDQQGDVVGVATTEALKAELEDAGIELAAESGAVSGVTGALVNACHQADVPAVLLLVRADPRLPDPAAARSVIETALEPLVDFDIDTTELREQAEEIQRQKQQVAQQLQQAQEEQDEPIRGMFR; encoded by the coding sequence ATGCCAGAGCCATCCGCCGAACTGTTCCACCGGTCGTCCGACCTCGATGCGGAGTCGCCGACGCTGATCGAAGGGTTGCCGGGCCACGGACTGGTCGCGTCGATCGCCGTCGATCAGATCGTCGATCAACTCGGCCTCGAGAAGTACGGGTCGATCCGCTCCGACGAGTTCCCGCCCGTTGCCTCGTTCACTGACGGGCTCGTCCAGGATACGGTACGCGTCTACGGCGGCACGGAACCGGACATCATGACACTGCAAAGCGACGTTCCGATCCCGAAAAGCGCGTTCCCCGATCTGCGCCAGTGCGTCCTCGAGGAACTGGCGAACGATTTCAGCCGCGCGATCTTCCTCGGGGCCGCGCCAGCGCAGTCCGAGGACCAACAGGGAGATGTCGTCGGCGTCGCAACGACGGAAGCACTGAAGGCCGAACTCGAGGACGCCGGGATCGAACTGGCGGCGGAGTCCGGTGCCGTAAGCGGTGTGACCGGTGCGCTCGTCAATGCCTGTCATCAGGCGGACGTTCCAGCGGTACTGCTGCTCGTCCGCGCGGATCCGCGGCTCCCGGACCCGGCCGCGGCACGGTCCGTGATCGAGACGGCGCTCGAGCCCCTCGTCGACTTCGACATCGATACGACCGAACTTCGCGAACAGGCCGAGGAGATTCAGCGCCAGAAACAGCAGGTCGCACAACAGCTACAGCAAGCACAGGAAGAACAGGACGAACCCATCAGGGGGATGTTCCGATAG